The genomic window TCGCGTATGTCGTGGTGCTCGAAAAGTTATTTCAAGTAGTTGGCAACCAAAGAGTTCAGGCTCAATCAATGGCAACTAACATCTTTGAGTGCATGGCTCAGGAATGGTATCTGGTGCATCACCACGGCAGCCCTCTAGCTCGCTAGCTTGTAACTAATGTTTGAGAACCGCTTGTGGCTTTTCCGAGCTGCTAGACTTTGTGCCAAAATGGGGCTGTTACTTACTTAACCAGTCCAAGCGTGCGATCGCTCCAAAAGTGGAAGCAGAAATATTTTGCTTTCAGAAGTCAACCCTTTAGCCAGTGTAGTTCTCATCATTCACACCAACCCTAGGAAGCGTTCTAGCTCTGGCTTGAGGAAGGATTTAGCTAGTATATGTTAAGACTATTGACATAGCCTCAATTTAATTCCCCCTAAAACTTTGAAATCCAGGCAGGCTTAGGTAAGCAGCCTGCGTTGCTCACCTCACACACCCTAAAAGGAAAGATAGAGTCATGGGATTATTCGACCGCATTAGCCGAGTAGTCAGATCCAACGTCAACGACATGGTCAGCAAGGCGGAAGATCCAGAAAAGATTCTGGAGCAGTCGATTCTGGACATGCAAGAAGACTTAGTGCAGTTGCGTCAAGCCGTTGCCAGTGCGATCGCCAGCCAAAAGCGCAGTCAGCAACAATACAATCAGGCTCAAACTGAATCCAACAACTGGCAACAACGCGCTCAATTAGCACTACAAAAGGGTGATGAGAATTTAGCCCGTGAAGCGCTGATGCGTCGCAAAACTTTCGCTGAAACTGCTACGACTCTCAAAACTCAGCTTGATCAACAAAGTGGTCAAGTTGATACCTTGAAGCGTAGTTTGATTGGCTTAGAGAGCAAGATTTCGGAAGCAAAGACCAAGAAAGACATGCTGAAGGCCCGTGCTGCCGCAGCCAAAGCTAACGAGCAACTGCAAAATGTGGTCGGCAATTTTAGCACTGGTAGTGCAATGGGTGCCTTTGAGCGCATGGAAGAAAAAGTGCTGCAAATGGAGGCTCGCTCTCAGGCAAGCGCTGAGTTAGCAGGGGCTGACTTAGAAAGCCAGTTTGCTCGGTTAGAGTCTGGCGGAGATGTTGAGGATGAACTTGCCGCGATGAAAGCAACCATAGCTGGCTCCCAGGCTCCAATAGGCACACTGCCTGGATCTAGTCAGTCAACAGCCACACCACAAGACCCAGCCGTTGATGATGAATTGGAAAAGCTGAAACAGCAGTTAGACACTCTGTAAATAGTGTTGCTAAACTCCTTGCATGCCCCCCTACCCCCCAACTTTGGGGGGAGCTTGGAATCTTACTTCCTCCAAATTTGGGGGACTGAGGGGGCTACACAATGTGAAACTTCAAACAAATAAGAACAAATAAGACAGGGGAGCCAGAGTTGCAGTCTCTTACTGCTTAAGGGAAGAATCCAGAGGAGATCTAAAAAGACTCTAACTTGCTCCCAAGAATTTACGAGTTGATTCTCAACCAGTCGGCCTCGTTTTAAAGTATTAAGTAATTATTAGAACCAAAACGTCATGACTGGCAGTGTAATTACTATTTCAGACGCTGAGTTTGCAGCAACCGCTCTTGAGCCAACCAGCAAACTTGTGGTCATTTACTTTTGGGCTCCCTGGTGTGGCCCTTGCCGACTCAC from Trichocoleus desertorum ATA4-8-CV12 includes these protein-coding regions:
- a CDS encoding PspA/IM30 family protein, coding for MGLFDRISRVVRSNVNDMVSKAEDPEKILEQSILDMQEDLVQLRQAVASAIASQKRSQQQYNQAQTESNNWQQRAQLALQKGDENLAREALMRRKTFAETATTLKTQLDQQSGQVDTLKRSLIGLESKISEAKTKKDMLKARAAAAKANEQLQNVVGNFSTGSAMGAFERMEEKVLQMEARSQASAELAGADLESQFARLESGGDVEDELAAMKATIAGSQAPIGTLPGSSQSTATPQDPAVDDELEKLKQQLDTL